Proteins from one Bradyrhizobium roseum genomic window:
- the coaBC gene encoding bifunctional phosphopantothenoylcysteine decarboxylase/phosphopantothenate--cysteine ligase CoaBC, giving the protein MASLTIRKLDEAIKTYLRLRSARNGRSVEEEVRVILGELIQGRPYVAGEPSSSEAAEAPTPRPQPYSASGARSVTLIIGGGIAAFKSLELIRRLKERHIDVRCVLTKAAQQFVTPLSASALSHERVYTDLFDPGSEFDAGHIRLARECDLIVVAPATADLMAKMANGHADDLASAILLAADRPILLAPAMNPLMWNNAATRRNVLQLRRDGIHMIGPNAGEMAESGEAGVGRMSEAIEIAAAAIDILRPPRPRPLAGKRVLITAGPTHEAIDPVRFIANRSSGKQGFAIAMAAQAAGAEVTLVTGPVELRDPAGVTVIRVESARDMLHRVEAALPADIAIFAAAVADWRVASEGEQKLKKTSAGMPPLQLVENPDILATISKLRDNRPPLVIGFAAETEHLIHNAKAKIARKGCDWIVANDVSPATGVMGGDRNTVHLLTRDDDNEIRVDSWPVMTKEQVATELVAKIAKTVEKHS; this is encoded by the coding sequence ATGGCCAGCCTGACCATCCGAAAGCTCGACGAGGCTATCAAAACCTATCTTCGGCTGAGGTCGGCCAGAAACGGCCGTTCCGTCGAGGAGGAAGTCCGGGTCATCCTCGGGGAGCTAATCCAAGGACGTCCCTACGTTGCGGGTGAGCCATCCTCGTCGGAGGCCGCCGAGGCACCCACGCCGCGCCCGCAGCCCTACAGCGCCTCCGGCGCGCGAAGCGTCACCCTGATCATCGGCGGCGGGATCGCCGCCTTCAAGTCGCTGGAGCTGATCCGGCGACTGAAGGAACGGCACATCGACGTCCGCTGCGTGCTGACCAAGGCCGCGCAGCAATTCGTCACGCCGCTTTCCGCCAGCGCGCTGTCGCATGAGCGCGTCTATACCGATCTGTTCGACCCCGGCAGCGAATTCGACGCCGGTCACATCCGCCTTGCCCGCGAGTGCGATTTGATCGTGGTGGCGCCGGCGACCGCCGACCTGATGGCGAAGATGGCGAACGGCCACGCCGACGATCTCGCCAGCGCGATCTTGCTGGCGGCCGACCGCCCGATCCTGCTGGCGCCGGCGATGAATCCCTTGATGTGGAACAACGCCGCCACGCGGCGCAACGTGCTGCAGCTTCGCCGCGACGGGATCCATATGATCGGCCCCAACGCCGGCGAGATGGCCGAATCGGGCGAGGCCGGCGTCGGACGAATGTCGGAAGCGATCGAGATCGCCGCCGCTGCCATCGACATTCTCCGCCCGCCGCGACCACGGCCGCTCGCCGGCAAGCGCGTGCTGATCACCGCGGGACCGACGCATGAGGCCATCGACCCCGTGCGCTTTATCGCCAACCGTTCTTCCGGCAAGCAGGGTTTTGCCATCGCCATGGCGGCGCAGGCCGCGGGCGCGGAGGTTACGCTGGTCACCGGCCCCGTCGAGCTGCGCGATCCCGCAGGCGTCACAGTGATCCGCGTCGAGTCGGCGCGCGACATGCTGCACCGGGTGGAAGCCGCCCTGCCCGCCGATATCGCGATCTTCGCCGCTGCCGTCGCCGATTGGCGCGTCGCCAGTGAAGGCGAACAGAAGCTGAAAAAGACGTCAGCGGGCATGCCGCCGCTGCAGCTGGTCGAAAATCCCGACATTCTCGCCACGATCTCGAAACTCCGGGACAATCGCCCGCCGCTGGTGATCGGCTTTGCGGCCGAGACCGAACACCTGATCCACAACGCCAAAGCCAAGATCGCGCGCAAGGGCTGCGACTGGATCGTCGCCAACGACGTCTCGCCGGCCACCGGCGTGATGGGCGGCGACCGCAACACCGTTCATCTGCTGACGCGCGACGACGACAACGAGATCAGGGTCGATTCCTGGCCTGTGATGACCAAGGAACAGGTCGCGACCGAACTGGTGGCGAAGATCGCAAAGACCGTGGAGAAGCATTCGTGA
- the dut gene encoding dUTP diphosphatase codes for MNAAVKVDIRQLPHAEGLALPAYQSTDAAGLDLLAAVAADTPLILSPGKYAMVPTGLTIALPTGYEAQVRPRSGLAAKHGVTVLNSPGTVDADYRGEINVLLINHGDAPFPIRRGERIAQMVIAPVVQAQLVAATQLSTTDRGSGGFGSTGR; via the coding sequence GTGAACGCCGCAGTGAAAGTCGATATCCGCCAATTGCCGCACGCCGAAGGCCTCGCGCTGCCGGCCTACCAGAGCACGGACGCGGCCGGGCTCGATCTGCTCGCCGCCGTTGCCGCCGATACGCCGTTGATCCTGTCTCCGGGCAAATACGCGATGGTACCAACCGGTCTCACGATCGCGCTGCCCACGGGGTATGAGGCGCAGGTGCGGCCCCGCTCCGGGCTGGCCGCCAAGCATGGCGTGACCGTGCTGAATTCGCCGGGCACGGTGGATGCGGACTACCGCGGCGAGATCAATGTGCTGCTGATCAATCATGGCGATGCGCCGTTCCCGATCCGGCGCGGCGAGCGCATTGCGCAGATGGTGATCGCGCCGGTGGTGCAGGCGCAACTGGTTGCCGCGACACAGCTTTCGACGACCGACCGCGGCAGCGGCGGCTTCGGTTCGACCGGACGCTGA
- a CDS encoding PAS domain-containing sensor histidine kinase — protein MSGSVAAMRRTLLSCTSLARRGAMTLAAILCMSLKPAFAAEMSLTETISALLDLNHQEFAALTTSLSLLVFTVLAAVLLMRTRIQASKTELGLRSDIADLQVQADRLRALLFAEPQILIAWAAGDNRPQISGDTSLLISQDAMSNSPQRILAFGTWLPPEPALQMDHAVDALREAGEGFLLNLATSNGRAIEAMGRAIGGQAIVRIRELGGLRRDLAEANLRYRTLLEETELLRDFAAAVPWPIWAKSVEGNLRYANTAYVRATEGANVADTIHRGLELLENDQRAEMNRVLNDAANFSARLPIVVGGERRIYDVQAIRLGGGSAGIAIDASEAAQLRDAMERMAEAHRRTLDQLSSGVAVFDGQRRLAFYNESYRRLWGLDQAFLDSNPDDSSVLDRLRAARKLPEQPDFRAWKAKLHEAYRAVDSESYSWFLPDGRALSVVTTPNLEGGVTYLFDNVTESLDLARRFDRLTRVQHETLDNLGEAVAVFGSNGRVELFNPAFAKMWKLPAEALKEQPHIETVEAWCLPLFDDAMTWRALREAITAIDNRTQVALKLERKDGSVLDCMTMPLPDGATLLTFQDITDTENVERALRERNEALEAADQMKVDFVHHVSYELRAPLTTIIGFAHFLSDPSTGPLTPKQAEYLDYVTKSTNALLALTNNILDLATIDAGAMKLELGPVNIEKAIQAAAEGIQDRLATDRIELKVDIDSNIGNFTGDERRVVQVLYNLLANAVGFSPHDAAVTISAQRTEHRVIFTVSDCGPGIPADVKDKVFDWFESHSHGSRHRGAGLGLSLVRSFVELHGGKVRVDSVVGKGTTVSCDFPVDQNAHRNAAE, from the coding sequence ATGTCGGGCTCAGTCGCGGCGATGCGTCGAACCCTGCTGTCGTGCACATCGTTGGCACGCCGCGGCGCGATGACGCTTGCCGCCATTCTCTGCATGTCGCTCAAACCGGCATTTGCCGCCGAGATGAGCCTCACCGAGACGATTTCCGCCCTGCTCGACCTCAATCACCAGGAATTTGCGGCGCTGACGACATCGCTGTCGCTGCTCGTCTTCACCGTACTGGCAGCGGTCCTGCTGATGCGCACGCGTATTCAGGCTTCCAAGACGGAACTCGGCCTGCGCTCCGACATCGCCGATTTGCAGGTGCAGGCCGACCGGCTGCGGGCGCTGCTGTTCGCCGAGCCGCAGATCCTGATTGCCTGGGCCGCAGGCGACAACCGGCCCCAGATCAGCGGCGACACCTCGCTTCTGATCTCGCAGGACGCGATGTCGAATTCGCCGCAGCGCATCCTCGCCTTCGGCACCTGGCTGCCGCCGGAACCGGCGCTGCAGATGGACCATGCGGTCGACGCGCTGCGCGAGGCCGGCGAAGGTTTTCTGCTCAATCTCGCCACCTCGAACGGCCGCGCCATCGAGGCGATGGGCCGCGCGATCGGCGGGCAAGCCATCGTGCGGATTCGCGAACTCGGCGGATTGCGCCGCGACCTCGCCGAAGCCAACCTGCGCTACAGGACGCTCCTCGAAGAAACCGAGCTTTTGCGCGACTTCGCCGCCGCGGTGCCCTGGCCGATCTGGGCCAAGAGCGTCGAGGGCAATTTGCGTTACGCCAACACGGCCTATGTGCGAGCCACCGAAGGTGCCAACGTCGCCGACACGATCCACCGCGGCCTCGAACTCCTGGAGAACGACCAGCGCGCCGAGATGAACCGGGTGCTCAACGACGCCGCCAACTTCAGCGCGCGGCTGCCGATCGTGGTCGGTGGCGAGCGGCGCATCTACGACGTGCAGGCGATCAGGCTCGGCGGCGGCAGCGCCGGCATCGCCATCGACGCCAGCGAGGCCGCGCAGTTGCGCGATGCCATGGAGCGGATGGCGGAAGCCCACCGCCGCACCCTCGACCAGTTGTCGTCCGGTGTCGCCGTGTTCGACGGCCAGCGGCGGCTTGCCTTCTACAATGAATCCTACCGGCGTCTGTGGGGCCTCGATCAGGCCTTCCTCGATTCCAACCCCGACGATTCCAGCGTGCTCGACCGGCTGCGCGCGGCCCGCAAATTGCCCGAACAGCCCGACTTCCGGGCCTGGAAGGCCAAGCTGCACGAAGCCTATCGCGCCGTGGACTCCGAGAGCTACTCCTGGTTCCTGCCCGACGGTCGCGCCTTGAGCGTCGTCACCACCCCGAACCTCGAAGGCGGCGTTACCTATTTGTTCGACAACGTTACCGAAAGCCTCGATCTCGCGCGCCGCTTCGACCGCCTGACGCGGGTCCAGCACGAGACGCTCGACAATCTCGGCGAAGCGGTCGCGGTGTTCGGCAGCAACGGCCGGGTGGAACTGTTCAACCCGGCTTTCGCAAAAATGTGGAAGCTGCCGGCGGAAGCGCTGAAGGAGCAGCCGCACATCGAAACGGTGGAAGCCTGGTGCCTGCCGCTGTTCGACGACGCCATGACCTGGCGGGCGCTGCGCGAGGCGATCACCGCGATCGACAACCGCACGCAGGTGGCGCTGAAACTCGAGCGCAAGGACGGCAGCGTGCTGGATTGCATGACCATGCCGCTGCCCGACGGTGCGACGCTGTTGACCTTCCAGGACATCACCGACACCGAAAATGTCGAGCGCGCGCTGCGCGAGCGCAACGAAGCGCTCGAGGCCGCCGACCAGATGAAGGTGGATTTCGTCCACCACGTGTCCTACGAATTGCGCGCGCCGCTGACCACCATCATCGGTTTCGCGCATTTCCTCAGCGATCCCTCGACCGGACCGCTGACGCCGAAGCAGGCCGAGTATCTCGACTACGTCACGAAATCGACCAATGCCCTGCTCGCGCTGACCAACAACATCCTCGACCTCGCCACCATCGACGCCGGCGCCATGAAGCTCGAACTCGGCCCGGTCAATATCGAAAAGGCGATCCAGGCCGCCGCCGAAGGCATTCAGGACCGGCTGGCGACCGACCGCATCGAACTGAAGGTCGATATCGATTCCAACATCGGCAACTTCACCGGCGACGAGCGGCGCGTGGTGCAGGTGCTCTATAACCTGCTCGCCAATGCCGTCGGATTCTCGCCGCACGACGCCGCGGTGACCATCAGCGCGCAGCGCACCGAGCATCGCGTGATCTTCACCGTCAGCGATTGCGGTCCCGGAATTCCGGCCGACGTAAAGGACAAGGTGTTCGACTGGTTCGAGAGTCACTCGCACGGCTCGCGGCATCGCGGCGCCGGCCTCGGCCTGTCGCTGGTCCGTTCCTTCGTCGAACTGCACGGCGGCAAGGTGCGCGTCGACTCGGTGGTCGGCAAGGGCACGACGGTCAGCTGCGACTTTCCGGTCGACCAGAACGCGCACCGCAACGCCGCCGAATGA